The stretch of DNA GTAGTCCGAGGTGCGGTAGCCGCCCACGAACGGCAGCACCGCAGCGAGCCGCTCGACCCAGTCGAAGCTCGGGTAGGGGATCTCCGGCATGCCCTGCTCGCCGCCGGTCACCTCGTTCCACTTGAAGCAGATGGCCCAGACGATCTGGGCGAAGGCCAGCGTGAGCATCGCGAAGTAGATGCGGGTGAGGCGCACGCAGAAGAAGCCGAAGACGAGCGCGCACAGGCCGGCCACCACGCCCGCGGCCGGGAACGCGATCAGGAACGGCACGCCGAGCTTCTTCATGAGCAGGCCGGTGGCGTAGGCGCCGATGCCGAAGTAGGCCGCGTGGCCGAAGGACACCAGGCCGGTGTAGCCCACCAGCAGGTTGAGGCTGGTCGCGAACAGGGCCCAGATGACCACGTCGTTGGCCAGGAAGGTGTAGAAGCGGGAGCCGACGGTGGGCACGAAGAACGCGGCGGCGAGCACGAGAAGGGGCCAGGGGAAGCGGCGCGCTCGTGAAGGCACTAGTTTGTATTGGGGGGGAGCGGCGCCGCTCCTCCCCCAAGCCCCCGCACCACATTCGGCATTGCCCGGTTCCTGGTCATTCTTGTCGCTCATTTCAGGGGACGGCCGAGGAGGCCCCAGGGGCGGACGATCAGGACGGCGGCCATCAGGGCGAACACCGAGAAGATCGAGAAGCGCGGGAAGAACAGGATACCGAAGGAGAGCACCTGCCCGTA from Candidatus Methylomirabilota bacterium encodes:
- a CDS encoding branched-chain amino acid ABC transporter permease, with protein sequence MPSRARRFPWPLLVLAAAFFVPTVGSRFYTFLANDVVIWALFATSLNLLVGYTGLVSFGHAAYFGIGAYATGLLMKKLGVPFLIAFPAAGVVAGLCALVFGFFCVRLTRIYFAMLTLAFAQIVWAICFKWNEVTGGEQGMPEIPYPSFDWVERLAAVLPFVGGYRTSDYYYFTCLVMVALCIWVLRRIVGSPFGRMLTTIRENAERAEFIGVNVRRYELAAFVIAGIFAGLAGGLFGIFNRGVFPDFAYWTKSSEVLIMTLLGGMGTFWGPAVGALALIWLNQQIVSYTQYWPLILGSILVILLFVFPGGLAGAVIALWRRLQRRPAGA